CGGCCGGCTTGATATTCGCCTGGCTCTTCGGCGAGCCCGAGGTGAGCCTGGCCATCGCGGTCGAGCACCACCACGCGGACGCCGGGGAGCCCGAACCGGTGTCACGCATCGTTCAGCAGACCCTCGGCCTGGCGGTCGGGCTCGGCATGTTCGGCGTGGCGCTCGGCGGGCTGTTCGGCGTGGCGTTCGCCATCGCCTATGGGCGGATCGGGCGGTTCAGCGCGCGTGCTACCGCGGCGCTGGTGGCGGGCGGGGGTTTCGTAGCCGTTGCGCTGGTGCCGTTCCTGAAGTACCCCGCCAATCCGCCCGCGGCGGGCAGCCCTGACACCCTCGGCATGCGCACTGGCGCGTACTTCGCGCTGATCGCCGTCTCGATCGTGATCGTCATCTTCTCGGTGCAGGTGGGGCGCCGCCTGGCGGCCCGGCTGGGCGACTGGAACGCCACGCTCGTCGGTGGCGGTGTTCTCATCGCGCTGGTCGCCGTCGCCTGTCTGGTGCTGCCGGAGGTCGACGAGGTCCCCGCGGGCTTTCCCGCGGAGGTGCTGTGGCGATTCCGCATCGCGTCCTTCGGTATTCATGCCGTTCTCTGGACCGTCCTCGGCCTGGTGTTCGGCGCCCTCACGGAACGCCGGACGGTCTCCGAGCCGCAGGCCGCGAAGGCCCCGATGTGACCTGCCGCGGACGGACCCGGATGTGCCCTGCACATCAATGTCCGGCGGATGACCCTTAGGGCGCGTCCCGCTTCAGCTTGCGCCAGCCGCCGGCCCGGTTGTTGGCGATGATCTGCTTGAACATGGCGGACAGCGCGGGGGCGTTGATGGTCTCGCCCTGCCGGAATGCCACGGTGCGGGCGGTCTTGTTCTCGTGGCCGGCGGTGATGATCCCCTCGGGGTCCGGGACGATCGCGCCGTCATAGAGGAACACGTTGACGTGGTCCTTCGCCGCGAGCAGGGCGCAGATGTTGCCCTGGAGGACGAAGTACGGCTGGCGGGTGCGCTTGATGGTCTCGGCGACCTCGGGGTCCGCGGCGTGGACGAGATCGCGCACCTCCCTGCAGACGGCCTGCTGCCAGTCGGGCAGCGCGTCGATGTAGGCGTCGACGCGCGGGTCCTTGATGTAACTCATGACGTCTCCCTACCCGAGAACCGCCCCTGGCCCTCCAGTCGCACACTCGGCGTGA
This window of the Nonomuraea africana genome carries:
- a CDS encoding CbtA family protein produces the protein MRALLVRGMLAGLLAAAAGLIFAWLFGEPEVSLAIAVEHHHADAGEPEPVSRIVQQTLGLAVGLGMFGVALGGLFGVAFAIAYGRIGRFSARATAALVAGGGFVAVALVPFLKYPANPPAAGSPDTLGMRTGAYFALIAVSIVIVIFSVQVGRRLAARLGDWNATLVGGGVLIALVAVACLVLPEVDEVPAGFPAEVLWRFRIASFGIHAVLWTVLGLVFGALTERRTVSEPQAAKAPM
- a CDS encoding DUF1801 domain-containing protein, encoding MSYIKDPRVDAYIDALPDWQQAVCREVRDLVHAADPEVAETIKRTRQPYFVLQGNICALLAAKDHVNVFLYDGAIVPDPEGIITAGHENKTARTVAFRQGETINAPALSAMFKQIIANNRAGGWRKLKRDAP